AGATATATACCGTCGATTACCAGCAGCAGCTGAACGACTTCGAATGAAACGTTGCCCTCGACGATCAGCGAGTGGGTCCCCGCCACGACACCGGCCAGCACCGGGAACAATGCCGGAAGTAGCAGGATCGGCAACAGCACCTCGCGCAGCCGAGTTCGCACACTCATCGCGGAAAACAGCGTGCCCGCGGTGCAGATTCCAAAGCTCCCCAGGGCGACAATGCCCGCCAGTTCGGGGGCGATTCCGAGCAAGTTGAGATCGAAGGCCAGGGCGAATGCAAAGGCCGTCGCGATCTGCACGATTCCGATCAGGCAGAAGTTTGCGAGCGCCTTGCCGACAAAGATCCAGCCTCGCTCGCCTGGAGCCAATGCGAGCCCGGACAGGGCGTCGTTTTCCAGCTCGAGGGCAAAGGATCGGTTGAGTCCGATGTTCGCCGCAAAGACA
This portion of the Myxococcales bacterium genome encodes:
- a CDS encoding heme exporter protein CcmB, giving the protein MNVALAILWKDLLTEWRSRDRVIAMLLFSLLVVVVFHFALPSGTRAGVEENAAGLLWVAYVFAANIGLNRSFALELENDALSGLALAPGERGWIFVGKALANFCLIGIVQIATAFAFALAFDLNLLGIAPELAGIVALGSFGICTAGTLFSAMSVRTRLREVLLPILLLPALFPVLAGVVAGTHSLIVEGNVSFEVVQLLLVIDGIYLVVSFLGFEYILDE